The Sulfurimonas sp. HSL3-2 genome segment TGACATTACTACATTCATAGATATAGCAAATACAATATGTAAAAATATTTCGCATAAATTAGTCTGTACTACTTCTAGTAAACAAAGTGATAAATTTGATAAACTTTATGATGATACTATTTCCTTTCTCTTAGCAGATACATGGAGTACTTTAAATGAAGAGTTTTTTGAGAAACTCAATGCTTATTTAGATAATCAAAAAATTATTTTTAAACCTTGGGTTCCGCTACCTCATCAGCAAAGAGCTATTGAAAATGCCTATAAGCATTATATTGAGGAAAATAACAATCGTGGCAAGCTCATTATGGCGTGTGGCAGTGGTAAAAGTTTAACTGCTTATTGGATAGCACAGAAACTTAGTGCGAGAAATATGCTTATTGCTGTACCAAGTTTAGCGCTCATAAAGCAAACATTGGAAGTGTGGACAAGAGAGAGTACAGCTAACAATATTGATATTAACTGGTTGGCAGTTTGTAGTGATGACACGGTATCTCAAGATGACACCTTCATGGCAACTACAAAAGACTTAGGTATAAAGGTTTCAACCAATATAGAGTATATATCAAAGTGGCTAAGTAATACAACACATTATAATACAACAATCATTTTTACAACATATCAAAGTTCTGAAGTTATTGCTAAAGCATCAAAAAGGGTAGATTTTGTCTTTGATTTTGGAATCATGGATGAAGCTCATAAAACAGCAGGATTAAAAGGTTCACTTTTTAGCCATTTACTTTTTGATGAAAATATTTTTATTCGTAAAAGACTTTTTATGACTGCTACAGAGAGATATTATAAAAGTAGTAGTGATGAAATAGCTAGTATGGATGATATTGATATTTACGGTGAGGATTTTGAAGTATTGTCATTTAAAGAAGCTCTTGAAAGTGATCCTCCAATTTTATGTGATTATAAGATCATTTCAATGATGGTAACTAAGCGAGAGATTGAAAAACTCATTGAAAAAAATACCTATGTGAAACCCAAAAATGAAAATTACACGAAAGAAGTTGAAGCAGAAATGTTGGCTTCTACAGTTGCCTTACACAAAGCTATCAAAAAATATAATATTAAGCATACCATTTCTTTTCATAGCAGTATCGAAAGAGCAAAGTTTTTTCAATTACAAGAAACTGCATTTAGAAAAAGTTTTAGTGAATACACTCACTTAGATACTTTCCATGTAAGTGGTGATACTCCAACGGCGAAAAGAAAAAAAGTTATTAATGAATTTGCAAACTCAGAAAACTCACTGATAACTAATGCACGATGTCTTACCGAAGGTGTGGATGTGCCAAATATAGATTGTATTTTATTTGCTGACCCTAAAAATAGCACGGTTGACATCGTTCAAGCCGTTGGAAGAGCATTGCGATTATCCAAGGATAAAGAATTTGGATATGTTGTAGTTCCCGTTTTGATAGATGATGAATATATTAGTATTGAAGATATCAAAAACAAAAATTTTCAGTCCATTCTCACAATACTTAGAGCTTTGGCTTCTAGCGATGATAGGATAATTGATTATTTTGAAACAATTGAGAATAAAGATAGATCAAATAAGAGTAGATTGGTTAACTTTGATATTCCACTTGGATTAGGTATTGATATTAATGAATTTAACGAAGCAATCAAGCTTTCAATAATTCCTAAAATTAAAAATCTTAAATGGAGATTTTTTGAGGAAGCTAGAGAATTTGTGAGAAACTTGGGACTAAAAAACAACGAAGAATGGAAACGTTATTGTCAAAATAAATTGATAAAAAAAGATTTAAAACCTAGTGATATTCCATCAAGTCCAAATTCAGTATATAAATTGCATGGATGGAATGGCATGAAGGACTGGTTAGGTACAACATATGATTTAAAGTATTTGCTTTTTGAGGAAGCGAGAGAATTCGCAAGAAGTTTGGGATTTAAATCTAAAAAAGAATGGGACCAATA includes the following:
- a CDS encoding DEAD/DEAH box helicase family protein; translation: MKRIIKKISEYKSWQELKLKLIDTLGKKEKGDVFELITKYFLLIDPVYQTKLKNVWLLNEVPSDVKIYLHLPDNDEGIDLVAQTKENEYWAIQCKYRTDEESSIKRADITTFIDIANTICKNISHKLVCTTSSKQSDKFDKLYDDTISFLLADTWSTLNEEFFEKLNAYLDNQKIIFKPWVPLPHQQRAIENAYKHYIEENNNRGKLIMACGSGKSLTAYWIAQKLSARNMLIAVPSLALIKQTLEVWTRESTANNIDINWLAVCSDDTVSQDDTFMATTKDLGIKVSTNIEYISKWLSNTTHYNTTIIFTTYQSSEVIAKASKRVDFVFDFGIMDEAHKTAGLKGSLFSHLLFDENIFIRKRLFMTATERYYKSSSDEIASMDDIDIYGEDFEVLSFKEALESDPPILCDYKIISMMVTKREIEKLIEKNTYVKPKNENYTKEVEAEMLASTVALHKAIKKYNIKHTISFHSSIERAKFFQLQETAFRKSFSEYTHLDTFHVSGDTPTAKRKKVINEFANSENSLITNARCLTEGVDVPNIDCILFADPKNSTVDIVQAVGRALRLSKDKEFGYVVVPVLIDDEYISIEDIKNKNFQSILTILRALASSDDRIIDYFETIENKDRSNKSRLVNFDIPLGLGIDINEFNEAIKLSIIPKIKNLKWRFFEEAREFVRNLGLKNNEEWKRYCQNKLIKKDLKPSDIPSSPNSVYKLHGWNGMKDWLGTTYDLKYLLFEEAREFARSLGFKSKKEWDQYKHSEMEISNIPSNPHIVYYNSGWKGWQDWLGYSRLDRYLSYEEASQYVQSIGVNSRDKWRRFSKEKRPSNIPALPNEIYKHNGWIDWQHFFGTDKYSYKEAKKFVHTLNLTTSKEWIDYCQGQYTDLPKRPIKIPLTPTVAYVKEWGGWEDWLGNAKYLPFEEAREFVRKLGLKGQVEWKDYFAGRLSHLPSKPNNIPTDPGRVYSDKWQGFGDWVGTGRKRRANNTNGNDVWLPYEEAKKFVHTLQLISSTQWQQYIKEKLNDLPSKPDKIPKQPWFVYKDSGWKNWNDWLGESSNNKIRTKVQNALPFEEARAFVRSLKLKNTYEWKAYKKGELEGYKSIPDNIPKTPYSYYKDYGWIGMNDWLGISSINRTRIQTSKKVLAYEDAKKIVHTFGLKNTYEWQDYCKGKLKHLPPKPNNIPATPWNVYKNKGYISLSDWLGS